ACCGCTTTTGCTTTCGCCTGTTTGGTATTTGCTTTTGCGCCAAATGGTTCGAGTATCCAAAAAACAAAGAATAAGTTCTATTGCCGATTTTATTTCGGCCCGTTACGGAAAAAGCGGTTTTCTGGGTGGTTTGGTCGCCTTTATTGCCTTTGCTTGCGTGGTCCCTTATATCTCGCTACAGCTAAAAGCGATTACCGTTAGCCTAAATACCTTAATTGGCTATGATCCGGCTACCACAGACTTTAGCCAGATGACCATTTTGGGTGATACGGCTTTTTTTATTGCAATTATTCTAGCCATTTTCATCATCTTTTTTGGTACGCAAAATCTAGATAGCAGTAAACGCCGAGATGGGCTCATGGCGGTCATCGTCTTTGAGTCGGTCTTTAAGTTAGTGACCTTTTTGGCCCTTGGCTTTTATGTAGCTTATGGGCTGTACGATGGACCAGGAAGTATTTTTCAGGCAGCACTGGAAAAAGAGGAGTTAAGGCCTTTACTCAGCATGCAGGGAAATGATAATTTGGGCTATTGGGATTGGTCTTGGTTTATCCTCATTTCTATGTCGGCCATTTTGTTTCTGCCTCGGCAGTTTCAGGTGGCGGTAGTAGAAAATAGCCATGAGCAACACCTCAAAATGGCCAGTTGGTTTTTTCCGCTCTATTTGTTGCTGATTAACCTTTTTGTGCCAATAATCGCTATTGCTGGCCGGCTCTATTTTGAGGGCCAAGCCTATGATGCCGATTCTTTTGTGCTGAGTCTGCCTTTGGCAGAGGGCCAAGATGCCTTGGCTTTGCTCTCTTTTTTGGGGGGCTTGGCCGCCGCTACTGGGATGATTATTATTGCTACTTTGGCCCTTTCTACTATGGTCACAAGCAATTTGCTGATTCCTATATTGATTCGGACCAAAGCCATTGATTTGAATAAGGCGCAGCAGCTGAGTAGCAGCATTGTCTTTGCTCGAAGAGCAGCCGTGGCCTTTACCATTCTTTGGGCCTATATCTACTTTAAGATTATTGCTAATGCAAGGCCTTTGGTCGATACGGGTTGGGTTTCTTTTGTGGGCATTGCGCAGTTGGCGCCAGCTATGTTGGGCGGACTCTTTTGGCGGTCGGCCACAAAAGCCGGGGCCAAGGCGGGTATTTTAGCCGGCTTTATTGTTTGGGGAGCTATGCTTCCGCTGCCAGCACTTTGGCCCGATTGGGCTGCTTTGCTTGCCGATAGCGAACAGCATCCGGTGCCTAGAGCCGCTTTTTGGAGCTTGCTGACTAACCTCATTTTTTATGTGGGCGTTTCGCTCAGAAGTAAACCTTCTGCTTTGGAGCTGACGCAGGCGGCCCTCTTTATTGATGATGAGGACCATTCGCCTTTTGCCGAGCCCGAAGAAGATGACCACAGCCAAATTCTCAACCACGATATTGTGGCCCTTTTGAGCCGCTTTATGAGTGAACAGGCCCTAGAGTGGGCCGAACAGTTCTTTGAAGAAAAAGGAAAGTCTTATCTCCCGATGAGCTTAGCCAATAATCAATTTATTCAGGCGGCAGAAAATACCTTGGGGGGCGTGCTAGGCACGGCTTCTGCTCGGGCCATCTTTGCCAGTATGGTCAAGCAAAAGCCCATTGGCCAAAAGCAACTCTTTAAGATGTTGCAGGAAACCGAGGCCCTTTTGCGCTATACCCGAGAAATCGAAAGTAAATCGGCCATTTTGCAGCGCACCCAAGCCGAACTCCAACAGGCCAATGAGCAGCTCAAAGAATTGGCCCAGATGAAAGACGATTTTGTGAGTACGGTAACGCATGAACTGCGCACCCCGCTTACCTCTATCCAATCGCTGAGTCAGATCCTAAAAGAGCGCAAAGACAGCTTGCCCGCCGAACGGCAGGCGCAGTTTCTGGCCGTTATCTTTAAGGAAAGCCAGCGGCTAGGCCGCCTAATTGATGAAGTTTTGGATTTTCAGCGCCTAGAGCAACGCAAAATGAGCTTTAGCTATTCCCGCTTTTTGGTCCAAGAACTCCTAGCCGATGTCTTACTGATCTTGGAAGAGTCTATGGAGCAAAATGGGGTGACCGTAGAAAATAAACTCCAAAGCCTTCGGCCCAACTATATTGTTGAGGCCGATTATGACCGATTAAAACAGGTCCTGATCAACCTCATCTCGAATGCCATTAAGTTTAAGCAGGCTGGCCGGCCTTTGCGCATACAAATTGATGCCGAAAAAAATGGGAAAGAGCTCATCTTTTCGGTCTCTGATAATGGCATTGGGATTCCCAACGAGCTGCACCAATCTATCTTTGAGCAGTTTAAACAAGGGCAAATGCCCAGCCGCGACAAGCCCAAGGGCAGCGGCCTAGGCCTAGCCATCTGTAAGCAAATTATTGAGCAGCACCGAGGCCATATCTGGCTGAGTAGCCAGCCCAATTTTGGCTCTACCTTTTATTTCTCCATACCGCTAACAACAAAAAAATGAACGCTAAAATCTTAATTGTCGATGATGAGAGCAGCATCCGCCTAGCCCTAGAGTTTCTGATGCAGGACCAAGGCTATACGGTAGCTACTGCCGCCAATGGCCAAGAAGGCCTAGCCAAAGTAGCCGAATTTGGTCCCCAACTCATCATTCTAGATGTTATGATGCCCATTATGGACGGACTAGAAATGGCCAAGGAAATGCGAACGCAGGGATTGTCGCCCGATACCGTTATCCTTTTCCTGACCGCCAAGGGCCAAGAACAAGACCGATTGGCTGGTTATGCCCATGGTGGCGATGCCTATTTGGCCAAACCCTTTGATAACCAAGAGCTGGTTGAACTGATTGCAGAAATGCTAGAAGATTAAGCAGCCCTTGCGACCTACAGGCGGCTTAGCCGCCGCAAGCGAGCGAAGCGAAGCGGCTGAGGGATGGATAGCAGTGGCGCGCAGCGCCAGACCGAGCAAAATGAGCGAAGCGAAATTTTGCGAAGGGCCGAGCAGCCCTGCGAGCTGCGACACAGCCCGACCCGCCCGCAGGGCGGGGCAGCCCCAAAAAAATATAAATTTCACATACCTGACAAAATAGTTTCTAATATGGAACACCAAATCAACAGCTGGGAAGAATACGAAAAAGTATATGCAGAAAGCGTAGCCAATCCAGAGGCTTTTTGGGCCAATGTAGCCGAAAGTTTTTCATGGAAAAAGAAATGGGATAATGTCCTTTCTTGGAATTTTGATGGCCCCGATGTCAAATGGTTTGAGGGCGCCGAATTGAATATTACGGAAAACTGCCTAGACCGTCATTTGGCCGAAAGAGGCGATCAGACGGCGATTATTTGGGAGCCCAACGGACCCAAAACTCCTGAAATTCGCTTGACTTATAAGGAGTTGCATGCCAAGGTTTGCCAGATGGCCAATGTGCTCAAGTCTTATGGCGTAGTGAAGGGCGACCGAGTTTGTTTGTACATGCCGATGATTCCAGAACTGGCTATTGCGACCTTGGCTTGTGCCCGTATTGGGGCCATTCACTCGGTGGTTTTTGCTGGTTTTTCGGCCAATGCTTTAGCCGACCGCATCAATGATGCGCAGGCCAAGGTAGTGCTTACTGCCGATGGTTCTTTGCGTGGGGCCAAAGTGATTCCCCTAAAAGATATTGCCGATGAGGCGCTCAGTCATTGTCCTTGCGTAGAAACCGTTTTGGTGGCTAAGCGCAGCGATAAGTTTTGCCATATGCAAGCGGGCCGAGATGTTTGGTTGGAAGAGGCGATGAATGCTGCGAGCACCGACTGTCCCGCCGAAACGATGAGCGCAGAAGATATGCTCTTCATTCTCTATACTTCGGGCTCTACGGGTAAGCCCAAAGGGGTGGTGCACACTACTGCGGGCTATATGGTTTATGCCTATTATAGCTTTGTGAACGTTTTTCAGTATCAGCAGAATGACATCTACTGGTGTACGGCTGATATTGGCTGGATTACGGGCCACACTTACATTGTTTATGGGCCTTTGTTGGCTGGTGCTACTACGGTGATGTTTGAGGGCGTGCCTACTTGGCCCGATGCGGGTCGTTTTTGGGCCATTTGCGATAAATATCAAGTAAATCAGTTCTACACAGCCCCCACGGCCATCCGCGCTTTGATGGCCAAAGGCCTAGAATATGTAGCGCCTTACCGTCTGAACTCGCTCAAGGTTTTGGGTTCTGTTGGCGAGCCCATCAATGAAGAGGCTTGGCAGTGGTACAATAAGTATATTGGTAAGAGCCAATGCCCTATTGTAGATACTTGGTGGCAAACGGAAACCGGCGGGATTATGATTTCGCCTTTGCCCAATATTACGCCTCTTAAGCCCACCTATGCTACTCGTCCCTTGCCGGGTATTCAGCCTTGTTTGCTCGATGCAGAGGGCAATGAATTGACAGAAAATAATGTAGAGGGTTTGTTGGCGGTTAAGTTTCCCTGGCCCTCAATGTTGCGCACGACTTATGGCGATCACGACCGCTGCAAACAGGTCTATTTCTCGATGTTTAAGGACAAATATTTTACGGGAGATGGCGCCAAACGCGATGCCGATGGCAATTATCGGATCATTGGCCGGGTAGATGACGTAATCAATGTTTCGGGCCACCGTTTGGGCACCGCCGAGCTCGAAAATGTGATCAATGAGCATGATATTATCGTAGAATCGGCTGTAGTAGGCTATCCGCACGAAATTAAGGGTCAAGGCATTTTTGCCTTTGTGATTGTTCAGGAAGAATGCAGCCAAGAGGCTCTAGAGGCCGAGCTCAAAGAACTTATCAATACCGAAATTGGTCCTATTGCCAAACCCGACCGCATTCAGGTGGTTTCGGGCCTTCCAAAAACCCGCTCGGGTAAAATTATGCGACGTATTCTTCGCAAAATCGCTAGCGGAGACGTGAGCAACCTAGGAGATACCTCCACTTTACTTGATCCCTCTGTGGTGGAGGAAATCAAGGAGGCCGTTTTGGGCCAAGCCTAAAGTAGTTTTTTAGTCCCTTATTGGGTAGTTGTAGCGCCATGTAGCCAAGATGCTGCATGGCTTTTTTAATTATTTTTTGGGGCCTGCCGCCTTCGGCGGCCGGGCCCTTGCAGGGCTCGCAGGTCTGCTCGGCCCTGCGGGCTTCGCCCTTGGTCTGCCGCTTCGCGGCCCCCTTTCAGGCCCCTAGGCCGACGGGCCTTCGGCCCTATTTACTGTGGGTTGAAACCCACAGCAAGAATGGTATTGCTTCGCAATGATCGCTAAATGAGGGTTGAAACCCTCATGAAATTAACTTATCGGCCATCCTTTGATAAAAATTTCGTGTTAAATAGAGTATGCAGACTTTGATGGGCTGTTTTGCAGTGAGCAGGCGGCGCAGGCTGAGGGGCTGTAGCAGGGCCGCCGAAGGCGGCAGACCAAAGCGCTGAAAGCGCTGCAGGGCCGAGCGAGCAGCGAGCTGCGCAATGGCCCGACCCAAGGCCGAAGGCCACAGGGGCAGCCCCCAAAAAGAAGAATTGTAACCATTAACATTTTTATCCTTATAATAAGGTATAGAATAATTCATCCCCTCCTAAACGCTAAGCTATGCGAAATTTACTTTCCCTCAGTTTGTTTTTCTTTTTGCCTGTTTTGCTTTTTGCGCAGGACAAATACCAGCTTTTTTACGCTCCCAATGCCTATAGCTTGACCGCAAAACAGCAGGCCGATTTGAGCAAAATATTGCAGGCGCGCCCCTTATCGGTGCTGAAAATCCAGCCCTTTACCGATGATTTGGGAAGCGATATAGAGAATGAGGTTTTGGCCGAGAATCGGGCAAAAACCATTATTCAGTTTGTACAAAAACAGGGCTTCGAGCAACTCCAATTTGAGCAATTGCCCTATGAACGTCAGCCTTTGGATGCGCAATTGCCTGTCGCCGAAGCTCGGCAGCAGTTGCGCCGCATCGACCTCTATTTTTATAATGCAGAGGAATTTGAGGAGGTCAAAAATAAGGATGTCTGGACCTCTTTTTACAGCAAGCAACGCAAAGAAGCGCAGCAGTTGTTTAGCTTTTCGGCCCAAAAAGGAAAGTTTATTCAAGGTAAGAATGGTATCCAAATTGACATTCCAGAAAATAGTTTTTTGGGGCCAGATGGCCGCCCTTATCAGGGGCAGGTCAGTCTAGTTTTGCAAGAGGCCCTAAGCATGAAAGACATGATTTTGCAAAACCTGAGCACCACCTCCAATGGAGAGTTGATTGAAACTGGGGGGATGGTTTATTTGGCCGCCAAGGGCGAAAATGGCGAGGAATTGAGTCTGGCCGAGGGCAAAGACCTGACCGTTGGTTTTCCGGGAGCCGCCGCCGCCTTGCCAGGCATGCAAATTTTTCAGGGCCCCAATACTGCCGATCCGCATGCGGAGATCAACTGGCAGCCCGTTGGGAATCCTTTGGAGCTTTTTGTAGAAGAAAAACTGGACAGCACAATGAGCTTTAGCAAGGATTATTTTGGCTATAAGGAAGAATTGCTGTACTTGCTCAAGGAGCCCTTTTTGGCCAAGGAGAAAAAAGAAGTCCCCAAATCCTTTAAGCTAAGGAGTCCTCGACTAAAAGTGGAGCGCACTTTTGTTGCCTTTGAGGAGTACTTGGCCCAAAAATATCCACAAAAAGCAGGAGAGACCGAAGCGAGCTACCAGCGTCGAATCAGAAAAAAGAAGATCAAGCTGCGCAAGAAGTATAATAATAAAAAGCGCAGCTGGCGAAATAAATATAGAGCCTATCAAAAGGATAGCAGCCGCTATACCAGAGCCCGTAGCCGCTACGAAAAAGAGCAAAAGGCCTATAATGAGTTTTTGAACAGAGAACATCAGGAGGCCCAGGAATTCCTAGCTTATTTGGAGGCTCTTAGCCATGAGCATTTACATGAGCTGCTAGATAGTTGTCTCCAAGAAATCCGAAGGAGCTACAACCCAAAAAGATATAATCAGGCAGGAAGCACAGTAGGTGGTTTTATGGAGTTGCTGCCTTTTTATGAGTATGATGCGCTGGGCGATTTTAAATTAGAAATAGAGAAGACCAAAGAACTCAATCCCGAGTTCAGTTACAAGAAAATTGATGCCTATGAAGAGGCTTTTAATCGTGCACTCGGTTTGTTTGAGAAACAGCTAGAACAGCAAAAAAACAACTGGGCCAAGCCGTTGAAAGATGAAAAAAAACAGGAATATTGGGACTGGCCCAAGGATATAGCGCAAGAAGAAATTCGCCTAAAATTAGCCGCTTTACTTAAGGATGAACGAGGCGGATTTACGCCCTTGGGTCAGAAAAAATATGCGGAAATCAAAAAAATGTTTTGGGCCAAAAAGGAGTATGTCAGCTATAAACAATGGAAGACCAAAGCTTATAGCAACTGTATTTTGAATATGCAGAAGATTGAAGCCGAGCAGCAAAAGGCCAGTAAAGTCTGCAAAAATGTAGATAGTCTAGCCGCTGAGGTTTTGGCTAAAAAAGAGCGCTATGGTTTATTGCAAAAAGAGGAGAAATCAAGAGAAGTAGTGAGGCAAATGAAGATTTCTAATCTTGGCTGGATCAACTGCGACCGATTTTTTATGGAAAAGGGCGCAAAAATGGATTTGATCTTGGCCTCGGCCTCTAGGCATGCACAATACTTCCTAATATTTAAAAATATCAACGGAATTATGAGGGCCAATGGTCGGGCTACCTTTAAAAATGTCCCAGAGAACTATGAGGCTAAACTGATTGGCATTAAGCAGTTTGGCGACCAAATAGAATTTATGGAGGTGGAAGATAAAGTGCTTGAATTAGACGAAAAATATTTCCCTTTTCAAAAAGTGAGCGAAAAAGAATTAGCGGCCAAATTGGAGGCCCTCTAAAGTTTTAGCCATCCCTAGGGATGGCTTTTTTTGGGGGCTGTCTCCAAAAAAACTGTAACAAATTGCAGCTTCACTCACTATATCTTAGAGAAACATCATCTTATAGCTAAAACAGTGAGCCTATGCCCTATCTACTCAGTTTCAGTTTATTTTTCTTTTTGCCTGTTTTGCTTTTAGCGCAGGACAAATACCAGCTTTTTTATGCCCCCAATGCCTATAGCTTGACCGCAAAACAGCAGGCCGATTTGAGCAAAATATTGCAGGCGCGCCCCTTATCGGTGCTGAAAATCCAGCCCTTTACCGATGATTTGGGAAGCGATCTAGACAATGAAGTTTTGGCCGAGAATCGGGCAAAAACCATTATTCAGTTTGTACAAAAACAGGGCTTTGAGCAACTCCAATTTGAGCAATTGCCCTATGAGCGTCAGCCTTTGGATGCCAGCTTGCCTGTCGCCGAAGCTCGGCAGCAGTTGCGCCGCATCGACCTCTATTTTTATAATGCAGAGGAATTTGAGGAGGTCAAAAACAAGGATGTCTGGACCTCTTTTTATGCCGAGCAGCGCAAAAAAGCGCAGCAGTTGTTTAGCTTTTCGGCCCAAAAAGGAAAGTTTATTCAGGGCAAGGAGGGGATCCAAATTGACATTCCAGCCAATAGCTTTTTGGGGCCAGATGGCCGCCCTTATCAGGGGCAGGTCAGTCTAGTTTTGCAAGAGGCCCTAAGCATGAAAGACATGATTTTGCAAAACCTGAGCACCACCTCCAATGGAGAATTGATTGAAACTGGGGGGATGATTTACTTGGCCGCCAAGGGAGAAAATGGCGAGGAACTGAGTCTGGCCGAGGGCAAAGACTTGACCGTTGGTTTTCCGGGGGCAGCCGCCGCCCTGCCCGGCATGCAAATTTTTCAGGGCCCCAATACCGCCAACCCCCACAACGATATCAATTGGCAGGCTACGGGCAGCCAGCGGATTGGAACTGAAGAGCTGGAAAGACAGAGCCGAATAGCCCCCCTAGATAGTGACTATTTTCTGGCCCAAAAAAAGCTTTTGTATTTGCTCAATGAGCCGATCTTGAGTTTGTTTAAGCGTAAACCTTTAAAGCCGTTCAAGCAGTCTTCGCCTCGCTTTAAGGGGGAGCGGGGTTTTATGGAATTTGAGGAGTACTTGGCCCAAAAATATCCACAAAAAGCAGGAGAAACCGAAGAGAGCTACCAGCGTCGAATCAGAAAAAAGAAGATCAAGCTGCGCAAGCAGTACAATAATAAAAAGCGCAACTGGCGAAAAAAATATAGAGCCTATCAAAGGGATAGCAGCCGCTACGATGAGGCCCGCAGCAGCTATGAGGCCGCCCAGAAAGTTTATCAGGAATTTTTAGACAAGGAGCATCAGGAAGCTAAGGAACTTTTGGCTTATTTAGAGGTCTTCAGCCATGAGCGATTGGCCCTCCTTATGGCTATGCATAAAGAGCGTTTGTATGCGGTTTTTGATATATATGATTATGGTCGATATAGTTCTACTTTGGGGGGCTTTCAGGAGGTTCTACCGGTCTATCAGGCCGATAAAGCAGGCGATTTTACCCTAGAAATTGCCGCTACCAATGAACTTCTCCCTGAGTTGCCAGGCGATGTCTACGAAAAATCTATGCTTGGCTATATTGGCTTTTTGAATAAATATTATGAGAAGGAAAAGAAGAATTGGGCCAAAAATATTGCAAAAGGAGAGGCGAACCCCCTTCTGATCTGGAAAAAAGATGAAGCGCTAGAGGCTATAAAAATTAAACTGGCCCAGCTCCTCAAGGAAGAGGCTGATGGCTTTAGCCCCCGCGGATATAAACGATACTTCAAGCTGAAACGGCAGCTACAGAAGAAAAAAAAGAAGGATAGATACAATTTGCGAAATGAGACCTATAGCGATTACATACTGTATAGTCAGGCTGCTGAAAAGGAGCAGCAAAAGGTTGCTCAACTCTGCCCCCGAATAGATAGTCTAGCCGCCGAAGTTTTGGCCAAAAAAGAGCGCTATGGCCTATTGCAAAAAGAAGAAGCGCGCAGAAAAATATTGAGCCAAATGAAGGTTTCTGGCCTCGGCTGGATCAATTGCGATCGCTTTTCGGCTAAGAACGGCATGATGAATCTGACTGTCGCCCAGGCCTCTAGCAATACGCAGTACTTTTTGGTCTTTAAAAATATCAACGGAATTCTGCGGGCCGATAATCAGGCAAGATTCAGAAATGTGCCCAAAAGTTATTTTGCCAAATTGATCGGTATCAAGCAGTTGGGCGACCGCATACAGTTTATGGAGCTCAGCGCTGAGGTAAAGGAAATGAACCGCATGCAGCAGTCTTTTGAGGACCTTAGTCAAGAAGAATTAGCCGCCAAATTAGAGGCCCTTTAAGATTTTATTTTTTTGGGGCTGTCCCGCCCTGCGGGCGGGTCGCTACGCTGCGGGGCTCGCAGTTCTGCTCGGCCCTGCAGCCGCCTTTGGCGGCTTTGGTCTGGCCTGCGGCCACCCGCTCCGCATCGCTCATCCGCTCCTCTTTTTTTCTTGGGCTTAGGCGGGCGGCTTCGGCCCGCTTGGGCAACAAAAGTTGGCCTTTTCTTGGCCCTATTGCCAGTTTTTTAATAGCTTTAGCGCTCATAAAAAAAACAAAGATGAACTATCTAGTATTTGATTTGGAGATGACGGGCACCGAGCCTGGCTGGCATGAGATTGTACAAATTGGGGCCGCCATTTATGATGAAAATTGGGAGAAAAAAAGTACCTTTTTAACCAATGTCTATCCCGAAAATGAGGAGAGCTTTTCGCTACCTGCCCTAGAAGTACATGGCCTAACCCTAGACATTCTAGAGGAGGCCCCTATGCTACATGAGGCCATAGAAGCTTTTGAAAACTGGGCCGTAACTACTGTTTTGGGCCACAAAAAATGGAAGGAACATCAAAAGCCGGGGGCACTCAAGCGCCTAGTGGTCTGTGGACAAAGTGTGCATTACGATATCAACTTTTTGCGTTTTGCCTATATGGACCTCAAGCAGCCTTATCCCTTCTCCTTCAAAACCATTGATTTATATCAGCAAGCCTATTTCTTGTTTCGTTTACTTCGAGAAAACGGACAGCCTACTTCTAAGGGCCTTAGCCTAGGCGCCCTATCCGAGTATTTTGGTTTGCAAAGAGAAGGCGATATGCACAACGCCCTAGAAGATGCAGAATTGACCGCAGCCTGTTTGAAGGAAGTCTTTAACTATTTGCCCAAATTTAAGTACGATCCAGCTTAAAGAACTGGAAAATCTGATCGATAATAAATTGCTGTTCTTGAGCTTGGAGCTCAAAAAAGAGGGGGAGCCGTAGCAGGCGGTCGGCATAGCGCTGGGCCTGCGGCAGTTTTCGGCCATCGTGTTTTGGTCCATAAAACGGACTAGCATGTAGGGGAAGATAATGAAAAACAGCATGAACGCCAACGGCTCTGAGCGCTTGTATCAGGGCCGTTCTTTCGTCTAGGCTACTACAAATAAGGTAAAAGAGATGGGCGTTATTGCTGCTGTGTTCTGGAATATTAGGTAGTTCGATTAGGCCTTTTTGGGCCAAAGGGAGTAGGGCTTCAAAGTAGCGGTTCCAGCGTTCTTTGCGGGCATTTTGGATCTGGTCGAGCTCTTCCAATTGGGCAAAAAGGAAGGCCGCCACGGTTTCGGAGGGCAAAAAAGAAGAGCCGAGGTCCACCCAGCCGTATTTATCGACCTCTCCCCGAAAAAAGGCGGCTCGGTTGGTGCCTTTTTCCCAGATAATTTCGGCTCTTTGGGCTAGTTTTGGGTCGTTGATGGCCAGCAGGCCGCCTTCTCCAGCAATAATATTTTTGGTTTCATGAAAAGAGAAGCAGGCCAATTGCCCAAAGCTACCGAGGGGCTGCCCCTGATAATAGCCATCAATGGCTTGGGCGGCATCTTCGACTAGGGCAATTTGGTACTTTTGGCAGAGGTCCATAATTTCTTGCATGGGGCAGGCCATGCCGGCATAATGGACCAGCACCAGCGCTTTGGTCTTCTCGTTAATCAGAGGCAAAATGGCCTGGGGATCGAGATTGGGGTGTTGGGCCTGAGAATCGACAAAGCGGATAATGGCCCCACGGAGCACAAAGGCGTTGGCGGTAGATACAAAGGTGTAGGAAGGCATAATGACCTCATCGCCGGGCTGGATATTGAGGAGTAGGGCGGACATTTCGAGGGCATCGGTGCAGGAGGTGGTCAGTAGGCATTTGTGGAAGCCATAGCGGTTTTCAAAAAAGCTTTGGCAGGCCTTAGTAAATTGACCATTTCCAGATAATTGGCCCGATTGGACCGCTTGATAGAGATAGTGGGCTTCTTTACCGGTGAGGTAGGGCTTATTAAAGGGTATTTGCATTTTGGCGAGAGATTAAGAGCAGGGATGGAATTGGCCCAGCGCTGCGCAGCGGTGGCCGCAGGCCAGACCGAAGCCCGAAGGGCTGAAGGGCCGAGCAGACCTGCGAGCCGCGGAGCATAGCGGCGGCCAGCAAAGCTGGCCGCGGGCCCCAAATAATAAAACTCAAGATAAAAAAAGGGCTGACCAAAAATGGCCAGCCCACAGACTATTCACAAAATCAAACTATCCTTATTTGGTCTCGAAGAGGAGGGATTTGGCTTTACGCACCTTAGCGGCATGTTGCAAACCGTCTTCTTCGTGGCGGTAGCCAAGGGTCGCGATCACGGAAGTGGTCCAGCCCTCTAGGCCCAAAATCTCATCAAATTGGGCGGCATCGAAGCCTTCCATGGGGCAGGCATCCACCTTGAGTTCGGCAGCGGCGGCCAGCAGATTGCCCAGGGCAATATAGGTTTGCTTGGCCATCCAGTTTTTGGCACCTTCTTCGGTTTGCTTTAAGAGAGCGCCCTTCATAAAGTCGCTATAATCGTTGAGTACAGCGGGATCGAGGCCGCGAGTATCGGCAGTAAGTTGGACAAACTCCTCGATATGTTCGGCGGTAAGTGTAGTGGGCGTGGTGAAAACGAAGAGCTGAGAAGCGTCTACGATTTGGCTTTGGCCCCAGGCTGCGGCTTGGAGTTTTTTGCGTAGTTCGGGATCTTGGACATCAATAATTTTGTACAACTGTAGACCATAAGAAGAGGCAGACAGCTGGATGGCCGTTTTGATTTCTTCTAGGGTTTCGGCAGCAATTTTTTTGCTCGCATCAAATTTTTTGGTGGCATAGCGCCATTTCAGATTTTCGACTAAAGACATCTTGTTATTTTTTAAGGAGGTAGAATATATTAGTGCATTGGGACCTCCATGAGGAGGATTTTGGCTTCTTTTGTGGCTTGGAGTTCCAGCTTTTGGGTATTCCAAACGCCAAGGCCATCTCGGCGATCTAAAACTGTTGTGCCGGCCTTAATTTGCCCTTCGAGAACAAAAATATAGAGGCCATTTTCGGCTCGTTTAAAGTTGTATGTTTGTTGGTGGCCAGCCTCCCAATGGCCTAGATGAAACCAGGCATCTTGATGCACCCAGACACCCTCATCATTTGGGGAGGGTGAGAGGACCTGTAGGAGGTTATTCTTCATTTTTGCCCGATCCAGCTTGATCTGGTCGTAGCGGGGGCTAACATTTTTCTTATTGGGCAGCAGCCAAATTTGTAGAAAGCGGACCTCTTGGTCGAGCTTTTTATTTTTTTCGGAATGGAAAACGCCTGTGCCGGCAGACATCACTTGGAGGTCGCCTTCTTGGATCAGGGCAACATTTCCCATACTATCTTGATGCTCAAGGTCGCCAGAGAGGGGAATCGAGATGATTTCCATATTGTCATGAGGGTGGCGGCCAAAGCCTCGGGCGGCGGCTACTTTATCGTCATTTAGCACTCTGAGTGCGCCAAATCCCATGCGTTCGGGGTTATAGTAATTGGCAAAACTAAAACTGTGGTAGGTATCGAGCCAGCCGTGGTTGGCATGTCCGCGGCTATTCGCT
This genomic interval from Saprospira grandis contains the following:
- a CDS encoding 3'-5' exonuclease, producing the protein MNYLVFDLEMTGTEPGWHEIVQIGAAIYDENWEKKSTFLTNVYPENEESFSLPALEVHGLTLDILEEAPMLHEAIEAFENWAVTTVLGHKKWKEHQKPGALKRLVVCGQSVHYDINFLRFAYMDLKQPYPFSFKTIDLYQQAYFLFRLLRENGQPTSKGLSLGALSEYFGLQREGDMHNALEDAELTAACLKEVFNYLPKFKYDPA
- a CDS encoding cell envelope biogenesis protein OmpA gives rise to the protein MPYLLSFSLFFFLPVLLLAQDKYQLFYAPNAYSLTAKQQADLSKILQARPLSVLKIQPFTDDLGSDLDNEVLAENRAKTIIQFVQKQGFEQLQFEQLPYERQPLDASLPVAEARQQLRRIDLYFYNAEEFEEVKNKDVWTSFYAEQRKKAQQLFSFSAQKGKFIQGKEGIQIDIPANSFLGPDGRPYQGQVSLVLQEALSMKDMILQNLSTTSNGELIETGGMIYLAAKGENGEELSLAEGKDLTVGFPGAAAALPGMQIFQGPNTANPHNDINWQATGSQRIGTEELERQSRIAPLDSDYFLAQKKLLYLLNEPILSLFKRKPLKPFKQSSPRFKGERGFMEFEEYLAQKYPQKAGETEESYQRRIRKKKIKLRKQYNNKKRNWRKKYRAYQRDSSRYDEARSSYEAAQKVYQEFLDKEHQEAKELLAYLEVFSHERLALLMAMHKERLYAVFDIYDYGRYSSTLGGFQEVLPVYQADKAGDFTLEIAATNELLPELPGDVYEKSMLGYIGFLNKYYEKEKKNWAKNIAKGEANPLLIWKKDEALEAIKIKLAQLLKEEADGFSPRGYKRYFKLKRQLQKKKKKDRYNLRNETYSDYILYSQAAEKEQQKVAQLCPRIDSLAAEVLAKKERYGLLQKEEARRKILSQMKVSGLGWINCDRFSAKNGMMNLTVAQASSNTQYFLVFKNINGILRADNQARFRNVPKSYFAKLIGIKQLGDRIQFMELSAEVKEMNRMQQSFEDLSQEELAAKLEAL
- the rffA gene encoding dTDP-4-amino-4,6-dideoxygalactose transaminase, with amino-acid sequence MQIPFNKPYLTGKEAHYLYQAVQSGQLSGNGQFTKACQSFFENRYGFHKCLLTTSCTDALEMSALLLNIQPGDEVIMPSYTFVSTANAFVLRGAIIRFVDSQAQHPNLDPQAILPLINEKTKALVLVHYAGMACPMQEIMDLCQKYQIALVEDAAQAIDGYYQGQPLGSFGQLACFSFHETKNIIAGEGGLLAINDPKLAQRAEIIWEKGTNRAAFFRGEVDKYGWVDLGSSFLPSETVAAFLFAQLEELDQIQNARKERWNRYFEALLPLAQKGLIELPNIPEHSSNNAHLFYLICSSLDERTALIQALRAVGVHAVFHYLPLHASPFYGPKHDGRKLPQAQRYADRLLRLPLFFELQAQEQQFIIDQIFQFFKLDRT
- a CDS encoding OmpA family protein; translated protein: MRNLLSLSLFFFLPVLLFAQDKYQLFYAPNAYSLTAKQQADLSKILQARPLSVLKIQPFTDDLGSDIENEVLAENRAKTIIQFVQKQGFEQLQFEQLPYERQPLDAQLPVAEARQQLRRIDLYFYNAEEFEEVKNKDVWTSFYSKQRKEAQQLFSFSAQKGKFIQGKNGIQIDIPENSFLGPDGRPYQGQVSLVLQEALSMKDMILQNLSTTSNGELIETGGMVYLAAKGENGEELSLAEGKDLTVGFPGAAAALPGMQIFQGPNTADPHAEINWQPVGNPLELFVEEKLDSTMSFSKDYFGYKEELLYLLKEPFLAKEKKEVPKSFKLRSPRLKVERTFVAFEEYLAQKYPQKAGETEASYQRRIRKKKIKLRKKYNNKKRSWRNKYRAYQKDSSRYTRARSRYEKEQKAYNEFLNREHQEAQEFLAYLEALSHEHLHELLDSCLQEIRRSYNPKRYNQAGSTVGGFMELLPFYEYDALGDFKLEIEKTKELNPEFSYKKIDAYEEAFNRALGLFEKQLEQQKNNWAKPLKDEKKQEYWDWPKDIAQEEIRLKLAALLKDERGGFTPLGQKKYAEIKKMFWAKKEYVSYKQWKTKAYSNCILNMQKIEAEQQKASKVCKNVDSLAAEVLAKKERYGLLQKEEKSREVVRQMKISNLGWINCDRFFMEKGAKMDLILASASRHAQYFLIFKNINGIMRANGRATFKNVPENYEAKLIGIKQFGDQIEFMEVEDKVLELDEKYFPFQKVSEKELAAKLEAL